A DNA window from Enterobacter cloacae subsp. cloacae ATCC 13047 contains the following coding sequences:
- the tauA gene encoding taurine ABC transporter substrate-binding protein: MAITSRITLLGALALWAFQAQAVDVTVAYQTSAEPAKVAQADNNFAKESGANVDWRKFDSGAAVVRALASGDVQIGNIGSSPLAVAASQQVPIEVFLLASQLGNSEALVVKKNITKPEDLIGKRIAVPFISTTHYSLLAALKHWGIKPGQVQIINLQPPAIIAAWQRGDIDGAYVWAPAVNELEKDGTVLTDSEKVGQWGAPTLDVWVVRKDFAEKHPEVVKAFAKSAIDAQQPYISNPDAWLKQPANLEKLSRLSGVPQADVPGLVKGNTYLTPAQQVQQLTGPVNKAIVDTATFLKEQGKVPAVAADYSQYVTDRFVK; encoded by the coding sequence ATGGCAATTACATCGCGAATTACATTACTCGGCGCGCTGGCGCTGTGGGCATTTCAGGCGCAGGCGGTGGACGTCACCGTCGCGTATCAGACCTCCGCAGAGCCTGCGAAAGTCGCGCAGGCGGATAACAACTTTGCCAAAGAGAGCGGCGCAAACGTCGACTGGCGTAAGTTCGACAGCGGGGCGGCCGTGGTGCGTGCGCTTGCGTCCGGCGACGTGCAGATTGGTAATATCGGCTCCAGCCCGCTGGCGGTAGCGGCCAGCCAGCAGGTGCCGATTGAAGTTTTCCTCCTCGCTTCACAGCTGGGTAACTCCGAAGCGCTGGTGGTGAAGAAAAACATCACCAAACCGGAAGACCTGATCGGCAAGCGCATCGCCGTGCCGTTCATTTCGACCACTCACTACAGCCTGCTGGCGGCGCTGAAACACTGGGGCATCAAGCCAGGCCAGGTGCAAATCATTAATCTGCAGCCACCGGCGATTATTGCGGCCTGGCAGCGCGGCGATATTGATGGCGCATACGTCTGGGCACCGGCCGTCAATGAGCTGGAAAAAGACGGCACCGTGCTGACCGACTCCGAAAAAGTGGGCCAGTGGGGCGCGCCAACGCTTGACGTGTGGGTGGTGCGCAAAGATTTTGCCGAGAAACATCCTGAGGTCGTGAAGGCCTTTGCCAAAAGCGCCATCGACGCTCAGCAGCCCTATATCAGCAACCCGGATGCATGGCTGAAGCAGCCTGCCAATCTCGAAAAACTGTCCCGTCTGAGCGGCGTGCCGCAAGCGGACGTTCCGGGGCTGGTGAAAGGGAATACCTATCTCACGCCTGCCCAGCAGGTACAACAGCTGACCGGGCCGGTAAACAAAGCGATTGTCGATACCGCCACGTTCCTGAAAGAGCAGGGCAAAGTGCCTGCGGTGGCGGCGGACTACAGCCAGTACGTGACCGATCGCTTTGTGAAATAA